Proteins encoded together in one Vigna radiata var. radiata cultivar VC1973A unplaced genomic scaffold, Vradiata_ver6 scaffold_321, whole genome shotgun sequence window:
- the LOC106754640 gene encoding nuclear/nucleolar GTPase 2-like — translation MAKKKEKKVNVSGKPKHSLDVNRSNDTKKERRSAGTVRRLKMYNTRPVRDRKGKVLSNEFQSKELPSTRIQPDRRWFGNTRVVNQKELEFFREELQSRMSSNYNVILKEKKLPLSLLNDHQKQARVHLLDREPFQDAFGPKTKRKRPSLLAADYESLLKKADGSQDAFEQKYGSSASGEAXDGDGFRDLVXHTMFEKGQSKRIWGELYKVIDSSDVVVQVLDARDPQGTRCYHLEKHLKENCKXKHMVLLLNKCDLVPAWATKGWLRVLSKEFPTLAFHANINKSFGKGSLLSVLRQFARLKRDKQAISVGFVGYPNVGKSSVINTLRTKNVCKVAPIPGETKVWQYITLTKRIFLIDCPGVVYHNNDSETDVVLKGVVRVTNLKDAADHIGEVLKRVKKAHLERAYKIKEWDDENDFLLQLCKSTGKLLKGGEPDLMTGAKMVLHDWQRGRIPFFVPPPKQEEGSEEPNVNGVDIDDTVDGNEASAAIKAIADVLSSQQQISVPVQKDLYSENELKGEAIEQPPNHNADQDIPAPDSDTSEQDSATKVPSEPLVPAELVPISE, via the exons ATGgcgaagaagaaggagaaaaaggtgAACGTCTCCGGTAAACCGAAGCACTCTCTTGACGTTAATCGCAGCAATGACACGAAGAAGGAGAGGCGCTCGGCCGGCACTGTGCGCCGCCTCAAGATGTACAACACCAGGCCCGTGCGCGACAGAAAAGGAAAGGTCCTCTCCAACGAGTTTCAATCGAAGGAGCTTCCCAGCACACGAATTCAACCTGATCGCCGGTGGTTTG GGAACACGCGTGTTGTGAATCAGAAGGAGTTGGAGTTCTTCCGGGAAGAGCTGCAGAGCCGCATGTCGAGTAATTACAATGTGATTCTTAAGGAGAAGAAACTACCACTGTCGCTGCTCAATGATCACCAGAAG CAAGCCAGGGTTCACCTGCTTGATAGAGAGCCTTTTCAAGATGCCTTCGGACCTAAGACCAAAAGGAAGCGCCCCAGCCTCTTGGCGGCTGACTACGAGTCCTTGCTGAAGAAAGCTGATGGTTCTCAAG ATGCTTTTGAACAGAAGTATGGTTCTAGTGCATCTGGAGAAGCTGANGATGGAGATGGATTTAGAGATTTAGTGNGGCATACCATGTTTGAAAAGGGTCAAAGTAAACGCATATGGGGTGAGCTTTACAAAGTGATAGATTCGTCGGATGTTGTTGTCCAG GTTCTAGATGCAAGGGATCCACAAGGCACAAGGTGTTACCATTTAGAGaagcatttgaaggaaaatTGTAAGCANAAACACATGGTGCTTTTATTGAACAAG TGTGATCTAGTTCCTGCTTGGGCAACAAAAGGATGGCTTAGAGTTTTGTCTAAAGAATTTCCAACTCTTGCATTCCATGCAAACATTAACAAGTCCTTTGGAAAA GGTTCTCTTCTATCAGTACTTAGACAATTTGCACGTTTGAAACGGGATAAACAAGCAATATCTGTTGGATTTGTTGGATATCCAAATGTTGGGAAGTCATCAGTAATCAACACTTTGCGTACAAAGAAT GTTTGCAAGGTTGCTCCAATTCCAGGGGAAACGAAAGTCTGGCAGTATATAACGCTTACTAAAAGAATCTTTTTGATAGATTGTCCAGGTGTAGTCTACCACAACAATGATTCTGAAACAGATGTTGTGTTGAAGGGTGTG GTGCGTGTAACTAATTTGAAAGATGCTGCAGACCATATAGGCGAGGTGTTGAAACGTGTGAAGAAAGCACATTTGGAGagagcatataaaataaaagagtg GGATGACGAAAATGACTTCTTACTGCAGCTTTGCAAATCAACTGGCAAACTTCTGAAG GGTGGTGAGCCTGACCTGATGACTGGAGCAAAAATGGTACTTCATGACTGGCAGAGGGGTAGAATTCCCTTTTTTGTTCCTCCTCCTAAGCAGGAAGAAGGGTCTGAAGAACCTAATGTTAATGGTGTTGACATAGATGATACNGTTGATGGCAATGAAGCCTCTGCTGCTATTAAGGCTATCGCNGATGTTCTTTCATCACAGCAGCAAATAAGTGTTCCTGTTCAAAAGGATTTATATAGTGAGAATGAGTTGAAGGGGGAGGCGATTGAGCAACCTCCTAACCATAACGCAGACCAAGATATTCCAGCTCCTGATAGTGACACATCTGAACAGGATTCAGCTACTAAGGTTCCATCTGAGCCGCTTGTTCCTGCTGAGCTGGTCCCTATCAGTGAGTAA